A single genomic interval of Aureliella helgolandensis harbors:
- a CDS encoding serine/threonine-protein kinase, which translates to MITRFHYDRETLARFLDEAGPESDSDIAVHLEQCNQCQATLESLLSEGLTMEAAGDLLRGEAAEQLACDQPHTQQPTELAHSTFLEPSEHPESLGRFARFEIMEFLGRGGMGIVMRGYDTSLNRHSAVKVLAPELATSAAARKRFSREAKSAAAVVHPHVVPIQTVDEHNGLPYLVMPVVEGQSVDARVRNSGPLSVMEAIRIASQIADGLAAAHAQGLVHRDIKPANVLLENGVERVQITDFGLARAIDDASMTRSGIIAGTPQYMSPEQAHGDSIDHRSDLFSLGSLIYFMLTGHSPFRAETTMGVLNRICNEQPRSLRSINADIPDWLEQIVMKLLAKPREDRFQTAAEVAELMQRWHAHLQQPDIVDPPQKTDRKLASVAHADRSQGGLAKWLIATAAAGFLAFAGVFIVLELDKGTLTIESEADDVPIQIMQGDEVVKQLTVTRTGTSVRVASGKYVVLIDGEFSDLHVESEAVTLGRRETKAVRIVQASHTSEAGQSARQMARTYYDHLYHGREVDAKSLLASEARPHCSQHKWFNEVRNLVSVAKPHDPKVATRGDTGIAVFDAMPIQSAHADIGDVGCLCLKLIREGDEWRIDDVDLWKPNDAKQSLQHLVQSNEALEKTTQMDKLRAHEATTETGSSKRFNTPTVLAALHGRWRELNQEEGEAFNQTLIFTGGASGQWYKTAMTLPVSITYYVEGPELILQYNYEPETSFDYRMKQLRFDYELDGDALVLTREGVTTRFERIRNSIGETPLAQASAPTQLYPAYASSPQGAGVALPTPVRTLADHVQWFNRRTHAVEGDDAQPPLTIDELLCFAQWKLETDDPSSVEKRSLLTAVGIGRWLPAEWSIEGGESSMETTDGAIRVYRIQLANRISGTKIVVRERYLSPPAEYLVSATVAPEVTATPLSEAITEFNALHNQIDGKRQPPLTLEEVLAAIADGWTRRSGTSVDNETDVTFQEIAKTHRLPADAKFEVLPTFQTAAGDTFKIWSIRIVLPHATTPMSTTAFTIREQYLSVNSALDTMIHWGQPNDDGLQAGFRLIPGQRAYQVGQSIETEFFYRSISGKAIPASLPNIFSHRKLIARDAQGNDLDIVEVRDKTVGGAMETQIGETPTRKHGKPLELGYITPDPQYDSLSPHYTYLTVEDGQRVFLEYVVSDFNGGELHTAELVVDLAATSSTVPH; encoded by the coding sequence ATGATCACCCGTTTTCATTATGACCGAGAAACTCTAGCTCGTTTCTTGGACGAAGCTGGGCCGGAAAGCGATTCCGACATCGCCGTTCACCTCGAGCAGTGCAACCAGTGCCAGGCGACGCTTGAGTCGCTGTTGAGCGAGGGGCTGACGATGGAAGCTGCTGGTGATCTGCTGCGCGGCGAAGCAGCCGAACAGTTGGCGTGCGATCAACCGCACACACAACAACCGACCGAACTCGCTCACTCAACGTTCCTCGAGCCTTCGGAGCACCCGGAATCGCTCGGTCGTTTCGCACGCTTTGAAATCATGGAGTTCCTCGGCCGAGGTGGGATGGGCATCGTGATGCGAGGCTATGACACGTCACTGAACCGGCACTCCGCGGTGAAGGTGTTAGCCCCCGAATTGGCAACCAGTGCGGCGGCACGCAAGCGATTTTCGCGTGAAGCGAAGAGTGCCGCCGCGGTCGTGCATCCGCATGTGGTGCCGATTCAAACCGTCGACGAACACAATGGCTTGCCATACTTGGTGATGCCCGTCGTCGAAGGTCAAAGCGTGGACGCGCGCGTTCGCAACTCGGGTCCACTGTCAGTCATGGAAGCCATTCGCATCGCGTCGCAAATTGCCGATGGACTGGCCGCAGCACACGCACAGGGATTGGTTCATCGCGATATCAAACCAGCCAACGTGCTACTGGAGAACGGAGTCGAACGCGTGCAAATCACCGACTTCGGGCTCGCCCGCGCCATAGACGACGCCAGCATGACGCGCAGCGGCATCATCGCTGGAACACCTCAATACATGTCGCCCGAGCAAGCTCATGGCGATTCCATCGATCACCGCAGTGACCTGTTTAGCCTCGGCAGCTTGATCTACTTCATGCTCACCGGTCATTCGCCGTTCCGGGCCGAAACCACAATGGGCGTCCTGAACCGTATCTGCAACGAACAACCGCGTAGCCTTCGCAGCATCAACGCTGATATACCAGATTGGTTGGAGCAGATCGTGATGAAGCTGCTTGCGAAACCTCGCGAAGATCGTTTTCAAACTGCGGCAGAAGTCGCTGAGTTGATGCAGCGTTGGCATGCACATCTGCAACAGCCCGATATTGTCGATCCGCCTCAGAAAACTGACCGAAAGTTGGCATCGGTTGCGCATGCAGACCGATCGCAAGGTGGATTGGCGAAGTGGCTGATCGCCACGGCCGCGGCTGGCTTCCTGGCCTTTGCTGGAGTCTTCATCGTTCTTGAATTGGACAAAGGCACGTTGACCATCGAGTCGGAGGCAGATGATGTGCCGATCCAGATCATGCAGGGTGACGAAGTGGTCAAGCAGTTGACGGTGACGAGAACGGGCACGTCGGTCCGCGTGGCGTCGGGCAAGTATGTCGTTTTGATCGATGGAGAATTCAGCGACCTGCATGTTGAGTCTGAGGCTGTGACTCTTGGCCGTCGTGAAACGAAGGCTGTACGGATTGTACAAGCAAGTCACACCTCGGAAGCAGGACAATCGGCTCGGCAAATGGCAAGAACCTACTACGATCACCTTTATCATGGGCGGGAAGTCGATGCAAAGTCGCTGTTGGCATCGGAAGCCAGGCCCCATTGCTCGCAGCACAAGTGGTTCAATGAAGTCCGCAATCTTGTTTCTGTAGCAAAACCACACGATCCGAAAGTTGCGACCCGAGGCGATACCGGAATCGCCGTGTTTGACGCAATGCCAATTCAATCAGCCCACGCCGACATTGGAGACGTTGGTTGCCTCTGCCTAAAGTTGATTCGCGAAGGGGATGAGTGGCGCATTGACGATGTTGACCTTTGGAAACCGAACGATGCCAAACAGTCATTGCAGCACCTCGTTCAAAGCAACGAAGCTCTTGAAAAAACTACTCAGATGGATAAGCTGCGTGCACACGAAGCGACTACGGAAACAGGAAGTAGCAAACGGTTTAACACTCCAACAGTGCTAGCCGCCCTCCACGGGCGATGGCGAGAATTGAATCAAGAAGAAGGCGAAGCATTCAACCAAACTTTGATTTTTACCGGCGGCGCATCGGGACAATGGTACAAGACGGCCATGACGCTTCCCGTCAGTATCACTTACTACGTTGAAGGGCCTGAGCTTATCCTGCAGTATAACTACGAACCCGAGACGAGCTTTGACTATCGCATGAAGCAATTGCGATTTGACTACGAGCTCGACGGTGATGCACTCGTCCTAACCCGAGAGGGAGTAACGACTCGCTTTGAACGAATCCGCAATTCGATTGGGGAAACACCTCTGGCCCAAGCGAGCGCACCAACGCAACTCTATCCTGCCTATGCGTCATCTCCTCAAGGCGCTGGCGTCGCTCTACCGACTCCCGTCCGTACGTTAGCGGATCATGTGCAGTGGTTTAATCGCAGGACTCATGCGGTGGAGGGTGACGACGCACAGCCGCCGCTGACAATCGATGAGCTACTATGCTTTGCCCAGTGGAAGCTAGAAACCGATGATCCGAGTTCCGTCGAAAAAAGGAGCTTGCTCACGGCTGTCGGCATCGGCCGTTGGCTGCCTGCAGAATGGTCCATCGAAGGGGGTGAGTCGTCAATGGAGACAACTGACGGCGCAATACGCGTTTATCGCATTCAGCTTGCTAATCGTATTTCGGGTACGAAGATTGTCGTACGTGAACGGTATCTTTCGCCGCCTGCTGAGTACCTTGTATCCGCCACGGTTGCACCGGAGGTGACAGCGACACCGCTGTCGGAGGCGATTACCGAGTTCAACGCCCTGCACAACCAAATCGATGGCAAACGTCAACCACCGCTCACGCTAGAAGAAGTGCTCGCTGCGATCGCGGATGGGTGGACTCGACGCAGTGGAACCTCAGTGGACAATGAGACCGATGTGACATTCCAAGAGATTGCGAAGACACATCGATTGCCAGCAGACGCCAAATTCGAAGTGCTTCCTACTTTTCAAACTGCCGCGGGAGATACCTTCAAAATTTGGTCGATTCGGATCGTGTTACCGCATGCCACAACGCCAATGTCGACAACTGCGTTTACGATTCGAGAGCAGTACCTTTCGGTCAACTCCGCCTTGGATACCATGATCCACTGGGGCCAGCCCAACGACGATGGATTGCAAGCCGGATTCCGTCTAATCCCCGGTCAGCGTGCTTACCAAGTGGGGCAGTCCATCGAGACAGAGTTCTTCTATCGCAGCATCTCGGGCAAGGCGATTCCGGCAAGCCTTCCGAACATCTTTTCACATCGCAAATTGATCGCTCGCGATGCACAAGGCAACGACTTGGACATCGTCGAAGTTCGAGACAAGACCGTTGGTGGTGCTATGGAAACGCAAATTGGAGAGACTCCAACCCGCAAGCATGGTAAACCGCTCGAACTGGGATACATCACTCCCGACCCGCAATACGACAGTCTGAGCCCGCATTACACTTACCTGACCGTGGAAGACGGGCAAAGGGTTTTCCTGGAATACGTCGTCAGCGACTTCAACGGCGGAGAGTTGCACACCGCAGAATTGGTGGTCGACCTTGCGGCGACTTCGTCAACGGTTCCGCATTGA
- a CDS encoding RNA polymerase sigma factor has product MILQGPETRPSLIGKLHDPAAAEAWAEFVHLYQPIVYRVAVRRGLQHADAEDLTQDVFATVGRKVADFDLELSGSFRGWLLKITRDLVVNKLTRGPREVGTGDSETRHRLNEHPQREETETLLRFEHQRLMLSQASERLRCKISPSIWNAFWLTAVEGQSIADVAKQLDKSEGAIRVARCRVLAQLRKEVQADDHPFSL; this is encoded by the coding sequence ATGATTTTGCAGGGACCAGAAACACGACCGTCGCTGATTGGAAAGCTGCACGACCCGGCTGCTGCGGAAGCTTGGGCGGAGTTCGTGCATTTGTACCAGCCAATCGTCTATCGCGTCGCTGTCCGTCGCGGTTTGCAGCATGCCGATGCGGAGGACCTGACTCAGGATGTCTTTGCCACCGTGGGACGAAAAGTGGCGGATTTTGATCTTGAGCTGAGTGGATCGTTCCGCGGCTGGTTGCTGAAGATTACTCGCGATCTGGTCGTGAACAAACTGACGCGTGGCCCTCGTGAAGTGGGCACAGGCGATTCGGAGACGCGCCACAGGCTGAACGAGCATCCGCAGCGCGAAGAAACCGAGACGCTGCTGAGATTCGAACATCAACGCTTGATGCTCTCACAAGCGTCGGAGCGGTTGCGATGCAAGATCAGTCCTTCAATCTGGAATGCCTTTTGGCTGACTGCCGTTGAAGGCCAATCGATCGCAGACGTAGCAAAGCAGCTGGATAAATCCGAAGGAGCTATCCGGGTCGCCCGATGCCGTGTCTTGGCACAACTTAGAAAAGAGGTACAGGCCGATGATCACCCGTTTTCATTATGA
- a CDS encoding Vgb family protein, whose product MIHPVGQNVKYAVIAVSAALMSVSTSAADRIEGWVEAGGAPISGAEVTLFLAGAGSPQKLSEAKSDDDGSYELELPDGNEDAGVLYLIAAGGKSKLSFGKGPNPATTLMATLGAESPKRVTINELTTVASAWTGAQFLNGTELSGNALGLQIAAGNVPNLVDLETGGWGPVIQDPLNSSETTTLAKFNTLGILLTACVAELPDACTKLFEAATPPGGVSPTNTLMAAQNIARNPSHHAAKIFALLDELYPVPVGKRWREVSLIPYLNFAPSSWTLSLVYSGGGYNGVGGIAIDGEGNMWSSNNFLVGGQTTIFDWVGGGISKFAPNGKPLSPMIKGFRGGGVDSAGWGIAVSRDDKVWVTSIIGSTISVFDSQTGKPLSPEAGYDFDGKLGAMQGIMVAPNGDIWTLDNDQSHIVHLPQGDPSKGRIWGQSVDGKPVDGTFQLKKPFGLAIDQRDRIWVTNSGSNTVTRFPASEPGNAVEFRVGFSPHDIAIDSQGNAWVANSIGHPGTREKLAFVEEKIRARLGGLEGSMPAAERAAKEWIDLWEISDKYPGGDVSMIRPDGTVLGPFDAGKTMNGAWGISIDGNDNVWVSNSMSHNISHLCGVRTETCPPGLKTGDAISPPGGYIGGLQTITGIAADPAGNVWVANSWDQTLAGFQQVPDEALSTRFASNTTVVFFGVAKPVRTPLIGPAESH is encoded by the coding sequence ATGATTCATCCTGTCGGGCAGAACGTGAAATATGCAGTAATCGCCGTTTCGGCCGCACTCATGTCTGTATCGACGTCGGCTGCCGATCGTATTGAAGGTTGGGTCGAAGCTGGCGGTGCTCCGATTTCCGGGGCAGAGGTGACCCTGTTTCTGGCTGGGGCAGGATCGCCACAGAAGCTCTCCGAGGCAAAGTCGGATGACGATGGTAGTTATGAACTGGAGCTTCCGGACGGGAATGAAGATGCCGGCGTGCTTTACCTGATCGCTGCGGGCGGTAAGTCGAAGCTAAGCTTCGGAAAGGGGCCGAATCCCGCAACCACTTTGATGGCCACGTTGGGAGCTGAATCTCCCAAACGCGTGACTATTAACGAACTCACCACCGTGGCCTCCGCATGGACCGGAGCGCAGTTTCTGAACGGCACCGAGTTGAGTGGCAATGCATTAGGACTGCAAATCGCAGCTGGAAACGTGCCGAACTTGGTGGATCTCGAAACCGGCGGATGGGGACCGGTCATCCAAGATCCACTGAACAGTTCTGAGACCACGACCTTAGCCAAGTTCAATACGCTGGGGATTCTACTGACGGCCTGCGTCGCCGAGCTACCGGACGCGTGCACCAAATTGTTCGAAGCGGCCACGCCGCCGGGTGGTGTCTCGCCGACCAACACGCTGATGGCGGCACAGAACATCGCCCGGAATCCATCGCATCATGCGGCCAAAATTTTTGCATTGCTAGACGAATTGTACCCCGTTCCTGTCGGAAAGCGGTGGCGCGAGGTGTCTCTCATCCCCTACCTCAATTTCGCTCCCAGCTCATGGACACTGTCGCTGGTTTACTCAGGCGGAGGCTACAACGGAGTGGGCGGGATCGCAATCGACGGCGAAGGCAACATGTGGTCATCCAACAACTTCCTTGTGGGAGGACAAACAACGATTTTTGATTGGGTTGGCGGGGGGATCTCGAAATTTGCGCCCAATGGTAAGCCGCTTTCGCCGATGATCAAGGGCTTTCGCGGCGGCGGTGTTGATAGTGCTGGCTGGGGCATCGCGGTTTCCCGCGATGACAAGGTCTGGGTGACTAGCATTATCGGCAGCACCATTTCCGTATTCGACAGCCAGACCGGTAAGCCGCTTTCGCCAGAGGCCGGCTATGATTTCGATGGGAAATTGGGTGCGATGCAGGGCATCATGGTTGCGCCAAATGGCGACATTTGGACGCTCGACAATGACCAAAGTCACATCGTTCATCTGCCTCAGGGCGACCCTTCGAAAGGCCGCATTTGGGGGCAAAGCGTGGATGGCAAACCGGTGGATGGCACGTTCCAGCTGAAAAAACCCTTTGGCTTGGCGATTGACCAGCGGGATCGGATCTGGGTCACGAATAGCGGCTCCAACACGGTGACCCGCTTTCCTGCCAGTGAACCGGGCAATGCCGTAGAGTTTAGGGTCGGATTCAGTCCTCACGACATTGCCATCGACAGTCAGGGCAATGCCTGGGTCGCGAATTCGATCGGACACCCTGGGACAAGGGAGAAACTGGCATTCGTCGAGGAAAAGATCAGAGCGAGGCTGGGGGGCCTCGAAGGTTCGATGCCAGCTGCAGAGCGCGCGGCCAAGGAATGGATCGATCTGTGGGAAATCAGCGACAAGTATCCCGGGGGCGATGTGTCGATGATCCGCCCTGACGGTACCGTTCTTGGCCCCTTTGACGCTGGCAAGACAATGAACGGCGCCTGGGGAATCTCTATTGATGGCAACGATAATGTTTGGGTCTCGAATTCCATGAGTCACAACATTTCCCATTTGTGTGGTGTGCGCACCGAGACCTGCCCGCCGGGACTCAAAACAGGCGATGCGATTTCGCCGCCGGGCGGCTATATCGGCGGTCTGCAAACGATCACGGGCATCGCTGCGGATCCCGCCGGTAACGTCTGGGTAGCCAACAGTTGGGACCAGACACTTGCCGGCTTCCAGCAAGTGCCCGATGAGGCGTTGTCTACCCGCTTTGCCTCCAACACAACAGTGGTCTTCTTCGGGGTGGCCAAACCTGTGCGTACGCCGTTAATCGGGCCGGCGGAATCGCATTAG
- a CDS encoding DUF1254 domain-containing protein, translated as MKYLPEQGLRTSAIIGVMFFAGSGSVFAQVSQETLKSIGIPDKVETPIGKLEFFDGVPTQATVETLYDNLDRMRAVEVYLNNQGAASLNAMRKGNAGIGADASNKVTITEQLLKPESLYLTGNTSTLYALTYLDLKTEGPLVVELPPGMLGFLDDAWFRFIDNLGVIGPDKGKGGKYLLLPPDYSGDEPEGYFIVKLPTYNNLMFLRGSIAKGLPPAVENIKSKLRIYPLAKAANPPATEFINISGKSYSTIVTRDFSFFEDLNELVQVEPIDAIGPEMRGQLAAIGIVKGKLFNPDTRMKQLLSEAANIGNATARAITYQPRIDGVFIYPDTNSAWTTAYANKNTSFEADGTMNLDARPLFYFNATGVTPAMATSHAGAGSDYALAYLDADKNAFDGSKTYKLHLPPNVPINNFWAVTLYDTQTRSLLQTSQTFPTVGSQSEGFQKNEDGSYDVYFGPKAPEGKESNWLETIPGKSWFTILRLYGPLEPWISKTWRPSEIEPVK; from the coding sequence ATGAAGTACTTACCCGAGCAAGGGCTTCGGACATCTGCCATCATCGGCGTAATGTTCTTCGCCGGCAGCGGTTCAGTGTTCGCCCAAGTCTCTCAGGAAACCCTGAAATCGATCGGCATCCCCGACAAGGTCGAAACACCGATTGGAAAGCTGGAGTTCTTCGACGGCGTGCCGACTCAGGCTACCGTCGAAACTCTTTATGACAATCTCGACCGGATGCGAGCAGTTGAGGTCTATCTCAACAACCAGGGCGCCGCATCGCTTAATGCCATGCGGAAGGGCAACGCAGGCATTGGCGCGGATGCGTCCAACAAGGTCACGATCACCGAGCAACTCCTTAAACCCGAGTCACTCTACCTCACGGGCAACACGTCGACCTTGTATGCCCTCACTTACCTCGATCTGAAAACGGAAGGGCCGCTGGTCGTCGAGCTTCCGCCGGGCATGTTGGGATTCCTCGATGACGCCTGGTTTCGCTTCATCGACAACCTTGGCGTGATCGGCCCGGACAAGGGCAAGGGTGGCAAATATCTGTTGCTTCCTCCGGACTACAGTGGAGACGAACCCGAAGGCTATTTCATCGTCAAGCTACCCACCTACAACAACCTGATGTTCCTGCGCGGCTCGATCGCGAAGGGACTTCCACCAGCCGTGGAGAACATCAAGTCAAAGCTTCGGATCTACCCGCTTGCCAAGGCGGCAAACCCACCTGCCACCGAGTTCATCAACATATCCGGCAAGAGCTATAGCACCATCGTCACTCGCGACTTCAGTTTCTTCGAGGACCTCAACGAGCTGGTACAGGTCGAACCCATCGATGCCATCGGCCCTGAGATGCGCGGCCAACTGGCGGCAATCGGCATCGTCAAAGGGAAGCTGTTCAATCCCGATACCCGCATGAAGCAGCTGCTAAGTGAAGCGGCGAATATTGGAAACGCCACCGCCCGCGCCATCACTTATCAGCCACGGATCGACGGTGTCTTCATCTACCCCGACACCAACAGCGCTTGGACGACGGCCTATGCCAACAAGAACACTTCTTTCGAGGCGGATGGCACGATGAATCTAGACGCGCGACCGCTGTTTTACTTCAACGCGACCGGCGTCACGCCCGCCATGGCAACAAGCCACGCGGGGGCAGGATCCGACTACGCCCTGGCATATCTGGATGCGGACAAGAATGCGTTCGACGGCTCGAAAACCTACAAGCTGCACCTGCCGCCCAACGTTCCCATCAACAACTTCTGGGCGGTCACGCTGTACGACACGCAAACGCGTTCCCTTCTCCAAACCAGTCAGACCTTTCCGACCGTCGGCAGCCAGAGCGAAGGCTTCCAGAAAAACGAAGACGGCTCCTACGATGTCTACTTTGGCCCGAAAGCTCCGGAAGGCAAAGAGAGTAACTGGTTGGAAACCATCCCCGGCAAAAGCTGGTTCACCATCTTGCGGCTCTACGGCCCGTTGGAGCCATGGATTAGCAAGACTTGGCGTCCGAGCGAGATCGAGCCAGTCAAATAA
- a CDS encoding DUF1254 domain-containing protein gives MKPNVFACAALATVMLTFTACEQKSIEVADVSTATSPGEIQELAEEGFIYGLPIVMNYAVMYEYAVDKGGSQFKAPFNQLKNEPRVYTYKDTAVITPNSDTPYSFTWLDLRAEPIVLTVPAVEKERYYAVMLCDGNTYNYGYIGSRATGNDPGSYMVVGPDWKGEKPDGIKEVFTSTTPFSLVAYRTQLFNPDDMSSVIKVQDGYKVEPLSAFLKQPAPVAAPTIDFMPATTEGIKENFWSYLDAALQYVPETDMDKDIRAKLGTIGIGPDKTVDLKDLSSAHQKALVEGMKAGGEKISAYLASGLTDVNGWQIGSLPGDEAHYNGDWLMRSGTAKAGLYGNSAAEAVYPLTRVDGNGETLDCSKNNYTITFPAGQYPPVNAFWSVTMYDGKSQYLIENPINRYLINSPMIPNMKKGEDGSLTLYIQKDNPGGDLEANWLPAPNDTVYLVMRLYWPKTEAPSVLPPGKGSWKPPGIVMAKSAFQK, from the coding sequence ATGAAACCAAACGTCTTCGCTTGCGCTGCTCTCGCGACTGTCATGCTCACGTTCACTGCGTGTGAGCAAAAGAGCATTGAGGTCGCCGACGTATCGACGGCAACCTCCCCGGGGGAAATTCAAGAACTCGCTGAGGAGGGCTTCATCTACGGCTTACCGATCGTGATGAACTATGCCGTGATGTATGAATATGCTGTCGACAAGGGTGGCAGTCAGTTCAAGGCCCCGTTCAACCAGCTCAAGAACGAGCCGCGTGTTTACACCTACAAGGACACGGCGGTCATCACACCGAATAGTGACACGCCCTATTCCTTCACTTGGCTTGACTTGCGTGCTGAGCCGATCGTCTTGACCGTGCCTGCGGTGGAAAAGGAACGCTACTACGCCGTCATGTTGTGCGACGGGAATACTTACAACTACGGCTACATTGGCAGCCGCGCCACCGGCAACGATCCCGGAAGCTACATGGTCGTCGGTCCCGATTGGAAAGGCGAGAAGCCCGACGGAATCAAAGAAGTCTTCACTTCGACCACGCCCTTTTCCTTGGTCGCTTACCGCACCCAGCTCTTCAATCCGGATGACATGTCCAGCGTGATCAAGGTTCAGGATGGCTACAAGGTCGAGCCGCTTTCCGCCTTCCTCAAGCAACCCGCACCTGTCGCCGCCCCGACGATCGACTTCATGCCGGCGACCACCGAAGGCATCAAGGAGAACTTCTGGAGCTACCTCGACGCCGCGCTTCAGTACGTTCCCGAAACGGACATGGATAAGGACATCCGCGCCAAGCTGGGGACCATCGGCATCGGCCCTGACAAGACCGTTGACCTCAAAGACCTTTCATCAGCGCACCAAAAAGCCCTCGTCGAAGGAATGAAGGCCGGTGGCGAAAAAATCAGCGCCTACTTGGCCTCGGGGCTGACCGACGTCAATGGCTGGCAGATTGGATCTCTGCCGGGGGACGAAGCTCACTACAACGGCGACTGGCTGATGCGCTCCGGCACCGCCAAAGCGGGCCTTTATGGCAACAGCGCCGCCGAAGCCGTTTACCCGCTGACCCGCGTGGACGGTAATGGCGAGACACTCGATTGCAGCAAGAACAATTACACCATCACCTTCCCTGCGGGCCAGTACCCGCCAGTGAACGCCTTCTGGTCGGTCACCATGTACGACGGCAAGTCGCAGTATTTAATCGAAAACCCGATCAACCGCTACCTCATCAACTCACCGATGATTCCGAATATGAAGAAGGGCGAAGACGGATCTCTCACCCTTTACATCCAGAAAGACAACCCCGGCGGGGACCTGGAGGCCAACTGGCTCCCGGCGCCAAACGACACTGTCTATCTGGTCATGCGTCTCTACTGGCCGAAGACCGAAGCACCGTCCGTGCTGCCGCCGGGCAAAGGCAGTTGGAAGCCACCGGGCATCGTGATGGCCAAGTCCGCTTTCCAGAAATAA
- a CDS encoding arylsulfatase, which yields MNKIKHLALALGLVMGFVTSAQAADKAPNILFLVSDDTGFGDLGPYGGGVGRGMPTPSIDKMARDGMTFFSFYAQPSCTPGRAAMQTGRIPNRSGMTTVAFQGQGGGLPAAEWTLASVLKTGGYKTYFTGKWHLGESDYALPNAQGYDVMKYCGLYHLNAYTYADPTWFPGMDPELREFFKKVTKGSMSGLAGEAAKEDFKINGQYVDTPVIDGKEGVVGIPYFDGYVEKAAIEFLEEAAKAPDTPFFISVNFMKVHQPNMPAPEFKHKSLSKSKYADSVVELDTRIGRIMNKLNELGLGKDTLVVYTTDNGAWQDVYPDAGYTPFRGTKGTVREGGSRVPAIAVWPGKIEAASKNHDIVGGLDLMATFASVAGVKLPENDREGKPIIFDSYDLTPVLLGTGPSPRKEWFYFTENELSPGAVRVGNYKACFNIRGDNGQETGGLSVDTNLGWKGAEKYVATVPQIFDLWADPQERYDLFMNNFTERTWTLVTIEPAIKELMKTYVKYPPRKLQSAGYDGPITISDYQKFDWLRKSLAEDGINLPLPTGN from the coding sequence ATGAACAAAATTAAACACCTCGCCCTCGCCCTCGGGCTTGTCATGGGCTTCGTCACTTCAGCGCAAGCCGCTGACAAAGCACCTAACATCCTGTTCCTCGTTTCCGATGACACCGGTTTCGGTGACCTCGGTCCCTATGGCGGCGGAGTCGGACGCGGCATGCCAACACCGAGCATCGATAAAATGGCGCGGGACGGCATGACGTTCTTCTCCTTCTATGCTCAGCCAAGCTGCACGCCCGGACGCGCAGCAATGCAGACTGGCCGGATTCCCAATCGCAGCGGCATGACCACCGTCGCCTTCCAGGGCCAGGGCGGCGGACTTCCTGCGGCGGAGTGGACTCTGGCCTCCGTTCTTAAAACCGGCGGCTACAAAACCTACTTTACGGGTAAGTGGCACCTCGGCGAATCCGACTACGCGCTGCCCAATGCCCAGGGCTACGACGTCATGAAATACTGCGGGCTGTATCACCTCAACGCCTACACCTACGCCGACCCGACATGGTTCCCCGGCATGGACCCGGAACTCCGCGAGTTCTTCAAGAAGGTTACCAAAGGTTCGATGTCCGGCCTGGCTGGAGAAGCCGCCAAAGAGGATTTCAAAATCAACGGCCAGTATGTCGATACTCCCGTGATCGATGGTAAGGAGGGCGTCGTCGGAATTCCGTACTTTGATGGTTATGTCGAAAAGGCGGCTATCGAGTTCCTGGAGGAAGCGGCGAAGGCTCCCGACACCCCATTCTTCATCAGCGTGAACTTCATGAAGGTCCACCAGCCGAACATGCCGGCGCCTGAGTTCAAACACAAGTCGCTGTCCAAGAGCAAGTATGCCGACTCTGTCGTCGAGCTTGACACCCGTATTGGTCGCATCATGAACAAGCTGAACGAGCTTGGCCTCGGTAAGGATACGCTGGTTGTGTATACCACCGACAACGGTGCGTGGCAGGACGTTTATCCGGATGCCGGTTACACCCCGTTCCGCGGCACCAAGGGGACTGTTCGTGAGGGTGGAAGCCGAGTGCCTGCCATCGCCGTCTGGCCTGGCAAGATCGAAGCCGCATCGAAGAACCACGACATCGTCGGAGGCCTTGACCTCATGGCGACATTTGCTTCCGTCGCAGGTGTGAAGCTGCCTGAGAATGATCGCGAAGGGAAGCCGATCATCTTCGACAGCTACGACCTTACACCGGTCCTCCTGGGCACCGGCCCGTCACCGCGCAAGGAATGGTTCTACTTTACGGAAAACGAACTCTCCCCAGGGGCGGTTCGCGTGGGCAACTACAAGGCTTGCTTTAACATCCGGGGTGACAATGGCCAGGAAACCGGCGGTCTCTCAGTCGATACCAACCTCGGTTGGAAGGGGGCGGAAAAGTACGTCGCCACCGTTCCTCAAATCTTCGACCTGTGGGCCGATCCGCAGGAACGCTACGACCTGTTCATGAACAACTTCACCGAACGTACGTGGACCTTGGTCACCATCGAACCGGCAATTAAAGAGCTCATGAAGACCTACGTAAAGTACCCGCCTCGCAAACTTCAGAGCGCGGGCTACGACGGCCCAATCACCATTTCGGACTACCAAAAGTTTGACTGGCTGCGTAAGTCGCTGGCCGAAGACGGAATTAATCTTCCTCTTCCCACCGGCAACTAG